A portion of the Lolium rigidum isolate FL_2022 chromosome 1, APGP_CSIRO_Lrig_0.1, whole genome shotgun sequence genome contains these proteins:
- the LOC124698448 gene encoding uncharacterized protein LOC124698448 produces the protein MAAPKPIWVRQAEEAKLKSEADTTAAAKAAFDATFRALSASAHADQPPQDPEPSSSSPAQPSSFPALRAASANSDTDSDDDDRPRAPPGPVDPAKSSAAGPGIAGGSAAAPATFTVVGKDRDGRRVTSGGASVRVRVRPADNSDSSDLEGAVRDNADGSYAVTYVVPRRGNYMVHVDLDGAPIMGSPFPVFFSAASTTTASPYPTATTTFPTTSSAYPNMVNQTMPNMPNYAGSLTSGPFPSMIGLFPGSSTGSSGGVTLPGVGASLGEICREHINGKCTKGTDCRFSHPPQQLLMSVMAAQTSVSTLGHAPMAPSAAAMAAAQAIMAAQALQAHAAKMQADAKAAALAPGPTEAEKAETLKRTVQISNLSPLLTVEHLKQMFGYVGKVVDCTIADSKHTAYVEYTKPEEATAALALGNVDVGGRPLNVEMAKSLPQKATLANSNLPLMMQQAVQLQQMQFQQALMMQTALAAQQTASRAATMKNATEAAAARAAEISRKLKAEGFGGETVEEKEAKEKSRSLSPPSRRSKSRSRSPIKYHRSRRDRSYSPPVRRSREHRSRSPSRSHHYSKYGSDRSYRDDRDKYSRSGRRESDRSRDHYSSSSRRNRSRSISPRYKKSSRADSRSPKRQREESLSPSKSRRSGRADSRSPRRHKGSKSSPTRDERSSRRSRHSRSRSQERKHRSSDKKDVKKSETQDDKKRSSRSSRGGKDERSVKDPVEDKNVDTSVVAHKRSSSVSEDEMLTSDNGNHKKPRHDAALEYDKRKNEDSIEDGAGMTGDKIDVDRKYREDESKHSSKDKSSRHLSSRSHRSSRRSGEKHHRDGTDQHELKRSEEGARARKDSSSLDDPFSSDKRKVHKESSPDRKLNQSKAGSDSEGINHDTEVRLRNALLEKANLVIQEDLQFADETGASSTDKCSADVPLPASVSNINGQHGPEGDGALGESAI, from the exons ATGGCGGCGCCGAAGCCCATCTGGGTGCGCCAGGCCGAGGAGGCGAAGCTCAAGTCCGAGGCcgacaccaccgccgccgccaaggccGCCTTCGACGCCACCTTCCGCGCCCTCTCCGCATCCGCCCACGCCGACCAGCCGCCCCAGGACCCggagccctcctcctcctcccccgcccagccctcctccttccccgccctccgcgccgcctccgCCAACTCCGACACggactccgacgacgacgaccgtCCCCGCGCCCCGCCGGGTCCCGTCGACCCCGCCaagtcctccgccgccggccccggCATCGCCGGCGGCTccgcggccgcgccggccaccttcACCGTCGTCGGCAAGGACCGCGACGGGCGCCGGGTCACCTCCGGCGGCGCGAGCGTGCGCGTCCGCGTCCGCCCCGCGGACAACTCCGACAGCTCCGACCTCGAGGGCGCCGTCAGGGACAACGCCGACGGCTCCTACGCCGTCACCTACGTCGTCCCCAGGCGCGGCAACTACATGGTCCACGTCGACCTCGACGGCGCGCCCATCATGGGCAGCCCCTTCCCCGTCTTCTTCagcgccgcctccaccaccaccgcgtcCCCGTACCCCACCGCCACCACAACCTTCCCCACTACCTCCTCCGCGTACCCCAACATGGTCAACCAGACCATGCCCAACATGCCCAACTACGCGGGCTCCTTAACCTCCGGCCCCTTCCCCAGCATGATCGGCCTCTTCCCCGGCTCCTCCACAGGCTCGTCCGGCGGGGTCACCCTGCCTGGCGTCGGTGCCTCGCTGGGGGAGATTTGTCGGGAGCACATCAATGGCAAGTGCACCAAGGGGACCGACTGCAGGTTCAGCCACCCACCGCAGCAGCTGCTCATGTCAGTCATGGCTGCCCAAACGTCTGTGAGCACGCTGGGCCACGCTCCCATGGCGCCATCcgccgcggccatggcggccgcgCAGGCCATCATGGCTGCCCAGGCACTTCAGGCACATGCTGCTAAGATGCAAGCTGATGCCAAGGCTGCAGCGCTGGCTCCAG GTCCGACGGAAGCTGAGAAAGCCGAGACTCTGAAGAGAACTGTTCAGATTAGCAACCTGAGCCCACTGCTTACTGTGGAGCATCTCAAGCAGATGTTTGGGTATGTCGGCAAAGTTGTTGACTGTACCATTGCAGACTCGAAACATACTGCTTATGTGGAGTACACCAAACCGGAAGAAGCAACCGCAGCGTTGGCGCTCGGTAACGTGGATGTTGGTGGTCGCCCGTTGAATGTTGAGATGGCTAAGTCTCTTCCTCAAAAGGCTACTTTGGCAAATAGCAATTTGCCTTTGATGATGCAGCAAGCTGTTCAGTTGCAACAGATGCAGTTCCAGCAGGCACTGATGATGCAGACGGCATTGGCAGCTCAGCAGACTGCTTCACGTGCAGCTACTATGAAAAATGCCActgaagcagcagcagcacgggCTGCTGAAATAAGCAGGAAGCTGAAGGCAGAGGGCTTTGGTGGGGAAACTGTGGAAGAAAAGGAGGCCAAAGAGAAGTCAAG ATCGCTCTCACCCCCTTCTCGTAGGTCCAAATCTCGGTCAAGATCACCTATCAAGTACCATCGGAGTAGGCGGGATCGCTCTTACTCTCCACCAGTTAGACGCTCCCGGGAGCACCGATCACGATCTCCATCAAGATCTCACCACTACTCAAAGTATGGGAGTGACCGGTCATATAGGGACGATAGGGACAAGTATAGCAGGTCTGGGAGAAGAGAGAGTGATCGATCCCGTGATCATTATTCATCTAGTTCAAGGAGGAACAGAAGTAGAAGTATAAGCCCGAGGTATAAGAAGTCATCGAGAGCTGATTCTCGGTCACCGAAGCGGCAAAGGGAAGAAAGTTTAAGCCCATCGAAATCAAGAAGGTCAGGTCGTGCTGATTCAAGGTCACCGAGGCGTCATAAAGGAAGCAAATCATCACCAACACGTGACGAGCGTTCTTCTCGTCGTAGCAGGCATTCAAGATCCAGGTCACAAGAGAGAAAGCATCGTAGCAGTGATAAGAAGGACGTAAAAAAATCTGAGACGCAGGATGACAAAAAAAGATCTAGCAGATCTAGTAGAGGTGGAAAAGATGAAAGGTCTGTAAAGGACCCAGTGGAAGATAAGAATGTGGATACTTCTGTTGTTGCTCATAAAAGGAGTTCATCTGTATCTGAAGATGAAATGCTGACCAGTGATAATGGTAATCACAAGAAACCTAGGCATGATGCTGCCCTGGAGTATGACAAGAGGAAGAATGAGGACAGTATTGAGGATGGTGCTGGGATGACTGGAGATAAAATTGACGTGGACAGAAAATACAGAGAAGACGAATCAAAACATTCTTCTAAGGATAAAAGCTCTCGTCATTTGTCTTCACGGTCCCATAGAAGCTCAAGACGTTCCGGGGAAAAACACCATAGGGATGGTACTGACCAGCATGAATTGAAGAGATCAGAAGAGGGTGCTAGAGCTAGGAAAGACAGTAGTTCTCTTGATGATCCCTTTTCTTCGGATAAAAGGAAAGTCCATAAGGAGAGCTCTCCTGATAGAAAGCTTAATCAGTCGAAAGCTGGTTCAGATTCTGAAGGCATCAATCATGACACTGAAGTTAGGCTGCGGAATGCTTTACTAGAAAAGGCAAATCTGGTTATCCAGGAGGACCTACAGTTTGCTGATGAAACTGGTGCGTCGTCTACAGATAAATGCTCAGCAGATGTTCCATTGCCTGCATCCGTGTCCAACATTAATGGGCAACATGGACCTGAAGGAGATGGTGCTTTAGGGGAGTCTGCCATATGA